The Arvicola amphibius chromosome 5, mArvAmp1.2, whole genome shotgun sequence genome contains the following window.
TTTCGTTTTGAGAGTTAGGGATTCTTTAACACTAGATATTAAGATACAAGTTCTTTATGGTCAGGAATAACTTAACACTTTTTTCCTATTGTATggatttcctttttattctgttatttGCCTTGATCTagattttttaatctttaagataatttttttacatgtatttattttatgtgcgtggaCTATGTGAGTgtagaaaatggagtacagaaaaCCTGTGGGAAcgagaggacaacttgaagggattggttctctccttctgtgtgtgggtcttgggactcaaactcaggtctccaggcaacaagcactttaccaactgagccatctcgccagcctctgaatttttaatttttatgaactcttagtttgtcttttcctttttactaTCTGTATTTTGGTGTTGAATCCTTGTATATTTAAATTGAGCATCATGAATCATTTTAACCAGTGATTTGTTCTAAGAGCCTTAAGATTTCTGCCCTTTGGTTCAGGTCTTTGGTCCAGTGAGTTGAGCTATTCGTGTGCCTGTTAGCCGGGGATCCACCTTCCCCACTGGCACTGGATAAACACGCTCCTCAGTGCCTGGCGGTTGTGTCACTCCAGGGCTCTACTCCATCCATCCGCCCAGCTTTATGCCCGTATCACTTAGTTTTGACAAAGGTATCTTTACAGGGAAATTTGAAAACAGGAACTGTCTGTCCTGTAGTCCTTCTCAAGATTGTCCTCCTGGATCCCTTGAATTAACATAAATGTTGGGATCAGTATGTTATCCTGCAGTGAATCTAGCCTCACTCTTAATAGGACTTGAACTGGGTGTGTAGAGCAGTTCAAAGAGCACATTAGTTAAGGTTCTCCAGAGACCGACAGAGCCAATAGATTGGagtgcaggaagaaaagaaagaagatgttAGGGGTTCACTCTCAGTGGTTGAGATGGCCCAGATCTATCATGGAAACAGATTATATCAGCCTAGCCCAATTGCAGAAGAGCTTTGTCTCAATTCTAGAGCTATCAGGTGAGGAGGATCAGCTgtccttttcttaaattttttaaaaaaaaagtgtatttttattacatttgtttattgggGCAGGGGGTAAATGCAAGGAAAATtatagaagtcagttctctcacCAGAAATCCAGGAAATTAACAGGCTGCCCAGCTTGGTGTAAGCacctttacctctgagccatctcaccagcctttgCTTAGACTTCGTTTTGGTCCAGGCATCAGTAAGTTGGCTGAAGCCTATCCCTGTTGGGAAGGGAAGtctgcttttctcctctgctGATTGAAATGCTAAATCTTACTCAGAAACATCCAGGGTGATATTTAGCTAGTATCTGGGCACCCATGGTCTACTCAAGTTGACATATAGAGTTCCTCAGAGAATATtgccattttttaatatttagtatttaaGTAATATATTACATAGTTTTTGTGTTGCTGTGACTAAATGCCTGACAAGACTAATTTAAAGACAGGTTTAGGCAGGCATTGGTAAcactgcctttaatctcagcatttgggaggcagagtcaggcagttcaaggtcagcctggttatGAGCGAGTTCCTGAACAGCtagagttacacagaaaaaccctgtctcaaaaaaccaaaaccacagagGGGGAGGGGTATGATACAGTTCAGGGTATAAGTCCTTTATAGTCAGaattcacagcagcaggaagatgAGGCAGCAGGTCACGTGGCctccacagtcaggaggcagagaatgatGAGGGCTGATTGGtattcagctccttctccatctttatttgtggCAGTTAGGTTGGgtattgtaatttaaaaagagcgctggagagagaaagatgccatgtgacAACTCACGTGGAGgggcttttattttattggagGGAAGTAAATGggaaagtgggggaagggagagaggagatgggcCTTTGGGGACAAAAAATGGAGGGGGGACAcccactccatccccacccctctGAGGTGTCACCCCTCAAACTGTCTGCTGCCTCTGAGGTCAGCTTCAGCTTGTGCTGTCACTGGCGGTCTTCAGCTTGTGCTCCGGCTGCATCAGATTTTTATCGTCCCTCTTTGTACTGGCCCTAAACAGTGGTAATTGTTTAGACAGCTAGGGGTGTTGGTGGAGGTGGAGCTCAGGCTCCTCTTTGGCCTTGTTAATACCTAGGAAGGAAACTTTCATTCTCCCTGGGCAGAGGAAAGTAGCCTTACCATTATGATGTGGAAGTTCCCACCCTTGTTAGGCCTCTGTTCTCTCTTAATTGACTTCTCCTGGAACTTGTGGATGCTAGGTTCTTTTTTCTATGTTGGGGTTATAGTAAAGAAGAATAAAACCCAGTAGCCCTGCCCTCAAGCTCCCATGGGGTTTTCCCAGATTGCACACCCCTGGTTGGTTGATTGTCCTGGGCCTCTGTCCACAGACATTTGAAGTGTTTATCTAATCATTCTTTATCAACAAAACATTGGGAGTCAGATATGGGGTAAGAACcttgaatgatcagagaagtgatggagaagccaccagtgatctcctctcttctcttccattccTCAGTCCAAAAagctgagatcctctctcagtCCTACCTTACTGCTTCttaatagatccatatctatcaccatgcacaaaattcaagtccaaatggatcaaaaacctcaacatacagccagccacactgaacctcatcgaagagaaagtaggaagtacacttgaacacaagagaccacttcctaaatataaccccagtagcacagacactgagagaaacaataaatgggacctcctgaaactgaaaagcttctgtaatgcaaaggactcggtcaacaagacaaagcgacagcctacagaataggaaaagatcttcaccaaccccacatcagacagaggtctgatctccaaaatatacaaagaactcaagaggttggtcatcaaaagaacaaataatcctaCCTTACTACTTCCTATCTCCTGTCTGTCCTCAGTCCTTCAAGACCTCTATGTTTAATTTTGGTCAATTAATGGCTAATTCCACCTCTGACTAAAAGCAAACTATGTCAGAATGCGATCAAAATATCATGGAacagacatttgtttttcttaataaactTCTAGTTCTACTTCATAGGAAGAATGGGGAAAAGTTTAGATCTTTTTCATTGTCTTAGAAACAGAAGtatttttagacatttttaaCAGTTCCTGTGCCTAATAATTATTTCTTATCTAGTAAAACTTTGTGCTATGTGGTATTGAGTTTATCAGTATAAGAtactgaaaagtattttttagaataaaacaGGTGAGTAGGCAGCGGGTTGTTTGCCTGTGCTAGTGACTttgctgtcttctctgcctagGTAGGAGCAAACACTATGGATAACCCCTTGTTGAAGTACAGTGCAAAGGATTACTTCTTCAAGGCAGCACTCTGTCATTTTATAGTGGATGAGCTGAATGCCAAGGTGAGAACATGCTCCTTTCTGGTGACTTACCTTACTCTTGAGAAGACATGCTTTGTCGTTCTTGATGTCTCTTCACATAGGTCTTaagagctgtggagatggctcagttgatgaACTTAACTCACAAACCTGCAGACTCACATTcagatgcccagcacccatgtaaaagtcaggtGCAGTTGctcatatctgtaattccagcactgaggagcagGGCAGAGATAAGCTGGTCCCTGAGCCAAGTGATGAACCTTCGGGTTTAGACAGAtgctctatctcaaaaataagttgGAGGATGACAGAGAGAGATCCTTGGTACTGACCCCttacctccacatgtacacacttaTGTGCAGATGCACACAGCCACATGAATACATACTTATCCTGCCCCAACATCTACAAGTAAAAAGAATAGTTCTTCTGTGATATGTGAGTTTGAATCTTTTGACAGCTGCAGTGCTGTCCCCTTCGCGTTTCCATCAGTGGTCGCTTAAGTAGAATGGGGAACTAAGAGAGAAGACGGTAAAATCAATATCTTCTGTCCTTTTTACATTTGCttgctatttacttatttttgtgggGAAGGGACTGCTTGTGGCTATGTCACAGCACACGTGTGAGAACCCCTTTTAGGAGTTAGTCTTCTTCTACCATATAGGACCcatggatcaaactcaagtcagacatggtggcaaaTTGCTTTTACCTGCTAAACTACCTCATTGCCCCTactagcttttgttgttgttgttgttgagacagggtctccctgtgtatccCTGAAAcgtactgtgtagaccaggataaccttgaactcatagagatccacctgcctctgcttcccaaatgctgggattaaaggtatagatcaccacacccagcttctaagTACTCTTAAAAAGTGTGCAGACAACCTCAGAAGTGGAATTAAAATAGAGGTCGGAAAAAACTGCAAAGCAAGGGGACAACTAGAAAGCGGGATTGGGCCTGAGCAGCCTTGGCACTGCCATCTAGTGTTCAAGGAGCCGCGGAGAAAAACTGTGCCAGGGTCCTTCTGCCCTATGGGTATTTGGCATTTGGAGGATGTGAAGGAAGGTTTCAGTTTAGCAGACAAGTATAGATCCTGGCAAGTGAATtagattttattcagttttcttctgtCCAGTAGCCCAACTGAAATctaaaaatttttagaaattttattctcGATTAAAATTAAATGGCTAACATAAATAGGTTTCCTGTTATGATGTGTTTAACATATTTCTTCAACAATTAAATGGGATTGAAATAGTTTTTTTGGATTAACAGGGCATTGACAACTTTCTTAGTTCACTAAGTTTTATATTGACCAgttgttttccttcctcagcttgCTCTTGAAAAATATGAGGAAATGTTTCCAGCATTTACTGACTCCAGAGAATGTAAATTATTGAAAGTAAGTACTAAAGCAACTTTGAAGACAAAAGCCTTTACTGTTGGGTGATGGCACCAAAGTGGGGCAGCTGATGGGTGGCGTTTTCATCAGAAACTCTTCGGGGTGTACTGGTTACTGAACTTATTGCTGTAATGAAGTAATAAAGGAAGTATGTTTTGGCTACAGTTTGATAAGCTGTCCATCCTGGCACCAGGGGCATGAGGTGTTTGGTCACACTGTGTCTTCAGTGAATAaataagcagagagaaatgagtgcTGGTGCCTCACTTGCTCTGCCCtcttattcagtccaggactcaAGAGATGGTGGGTCCTCCTTCTTtagttcttccttcttcagttaaACCTCTCCTGAAACACCCAAAGATATGTTTAAATAGTGACAAAGTCGACAACGAAGACAAGCCATTACTTGAGCACCTCAGACTTGGCTCTTTCGTTGTAGATATTCCTATGTCAAGAAGGTCTAGTGTTTAACACTGTTCCAAAGTAGGCAGACTTGAAATAGCAGTACAAAGCTAGATCCTCTTGGGTAATACTTATATCTGGATATATTCTGTTTTATGAGATACTAGGAACATCAGTTCATGAGATACTAAAGTGGATTGTGTCTAAAGTATTCCTTCAGAAACAGGACTTTCTAGCttaaagtattttcttgatttttttttaatatcaccaGAAACTTCTAGAAGCCCATGAAGAACAGAACAGTGAAGCCTACACTGAAGCAGTAAGTTACGCCTTTAGGGAATGTtgcatttttaaaggtttatagtataaaaattcatttttctttaccttgtgtaaatttgaacatttatttgaatgtagctcagttgcttGTATTTTCTAAAGATGTTTTGTTTGTCCACAAAGCTCGGTCCTCTAGGGTTGGAGAGATCGCTCTGTGCTTTAGAACAGTTGTTTCTCTTTAAAGGACCAGAGTTGGATTTCCAGCACGCCacagctcacaatcatttgtaacgccaattccaggggatccagtgccctcctctgacctccatgggcacctgacACACACATTGTTGTGAGAGTTGTCTCACGTAGTTTTAGTGCTGAAAACAGTCTGACAGTGTAAAGGAGGGCTTATGGTTAAGACTGAAGTATCAAATCTGGGCATTTGGTGCACTGTGGTGTATTTGTGTTATAGGTTACTTTCtttgtacttgagtttttttttcctattttttgtttgttttatcttttgtaaTCGTGTGTTCAAAGTCAAGCAGATTTCTCAGCAGCCTGGGATGACTCGGCTCCAGTCCTAGCGtgacagagaaaagggaagtcATAGCTTTCACCCTCAAAGCACTCTGACCAGTGTCACCGTCTTTCTGCGCGTGCGCTGAAACCCATCAAGGGGGTCTGCCCCATCCCCTAACTATttgattgtatttttttcatggtcAGTAAATAATAGTTTTCTTCCACCTTTCTAACTCTTATGCCATGTCCACTGTCCTCTGTATAAAGAATTTACCTTTGCATTTATAATAGCTTTTCTGAATTGCCATGCACATGTTCACatatagagaaaaattaaatgcaCAGGCTTATGGAATAAAGGAAATGGTTTTGGGggagtgtttttgtttatttgtgtttgtttagtttttttgagacttggtttctctgtgcagtgatcctggctgtcctggaactcactctgtagaccaggccagcctcgcactcacagagatccatccgcctgcctctgcctccccagcgctgggattaaaggtgtgctccaccaccacccggctaggaAAACTGTTTTTACTGAGGAAAGTTATAAATTAGAATGAACAATTTCTAATCAAAGTCAGTGGGTTATTACAGTAACATCTTCAAACAGCTTAGGTCACAGTCATATTGTGTTTTCAGTATATTTCAGGGTATAATTCCTGTTCTTTGTTCCTTAAACCAGGTGAAGGAGTTTGACTCAATATCACGCTTGGATCAGTGGCTGACCACCATGTTGCTTCGCATCAAGAAGTCCATCCAAGGGGATGGAGAAGGGGATGGAGACCTCAAGTGAAGTGCCGACATCTTTGTGGCATGCAGCTCATCCCTCTTTAGTTTTGTCTTCAGGCAAAGCAATCTTTCTGGGATGCCCATTTAATGACTTAATTTTGTTGTAAATAAGCCACACAATTTATGTCATAGTTTCAGCTCGCCATGTCTGTGTTACTGTGAGAATGGGAAGCTTCTATTCAGTTTGTGGTTATGACAGCCAAAGTATATAATGCTTATCAGAGTCCTCATAGTTTTCTGAGAAGTACTGCCGAATCTTATTCCTGTTTCTCTGATATTTTCAGGGCCCATGGTCAATGTTGccatgtgtttttccttttttcctaaaCTCTGGTACTCAACCCAGTTTTATAGATGCTTTGCAAAGACATTGTGCAATGGTATCTGGATGGACCCTTTATACAAGTGGTTTAGTTTAGGATGGTTATTAGGAATAAGTTTTTAATTCAGATAGAAACTGTCTGGCTTTCTTTTATAGTTATTTTGATGGTGCTAGTGATGaattcatttgctttttattttgccCCATATGCTCACATGTACATAGCAAGCACTGAGAACAGCTGGGATCTGTTGGCATCACTTGCATTATAAGGGGAAGGAACTTGCTGGCAGGTTCTGTGGTCCTATTTATTATATGGATGAATGTCAAGGTGGATTTCattgataatatatttttttaacttacacAATCTAtgagaaatggattttttttcccttaccaAGAGTTTCCACTTTTAGTCATAATGGAAATCTCTTCATATTTGCACAGAAATGTTATAACTGGTATCTCCTTTGTTCTCACACTTACACATTCCTCACATTGTCTTCTGGGCCATGGTCATGCCAAGCTTGAGCAGAGCTGGACAGAAGATTCCAACTGAAGCTTGAGAATGTGTGGTTAGTGTCTGTACGGTGGACATAGTAGTTAAGTGGGAGTCAGTGTGGCATGTGTTTGTTATATCTGGTTGGATAAGAACCTTACCTATGTCTGATGGTCCCTGGTTTATTCTTAACTGAAGTGACTTCACGTGTATGTACGAGTTCTCTTGTCCCATTTGATTTATATAAGATGTATTCAGATTTTGACTCTCCCTGCTACTTTACATGCTGCCACAGTACTGTAGACATGGTCTTGCTTCCTGAGTTGCCTGTGCATTTGTATGCTGAGATGACCTGTGCTTAAAGAGCATGTGTCCCTAGAAGTACTTCCTAGTCCTAATGCACTGCTGTCATGTGACAGACAGGTATGAAATGGCCCTGGCTGGAGTAGGGTTGGCGGCACGAACTATGCAGTAGAGTAGCTATGCCAGGACCAGGGTTAAAGGAGGAGAGCTTGAGGACTGTTGAGAAATTCAGATCTTTCAGAAGTGAAAGTAGCAGGATGAGATTAGAGACAAGgttcctgctcttccagggggcccaagtttgagtcccagcCACCCATATTGAGTGGCCCcaaatcacctgtaactccagttcccccATGAGTTCTGggtaccctcttctgccctcaaTAAGCACAT
Protein-coding sequences here:
- the Napb gene encoding beta-soluble NSF attachment protein isoform X2 — its product is MHFVKLPSSTCSFRANMTLLPALWMLEMLTRRQTLKGRFTIAAKHHITIAEIYETELVDIEKAIAHYEQSADYYKGEESNSSANKCLLKVAAYAAQLEQYQKAIEIYEQVGANTMDNPLLKYSAKDYFFKAALCHFIVDELNAKLALEKYEEMFPAFTDSRECKLLKKLLEAHEEQNSEAYTEAVKEFDSISRLDQWLTTMLLRIKKSIQGDGEGDGDLK